A stretch of Carya illinoinensis cultivar Pawnee chromosome 14, C.illinoinensisPawnee_v1, whole genome shotgun sequence DNA encodes these proteins:
- the LOC122294750 gene encoding extensin-2-like, translating into MANLWPNLICALAVAVVLLAINVAADDHKPYAYASPPPPKYMYKSPPPPHYSYKSPPPYHKESPPPPHYRYKSPPPPSPSPPPPYIYKSPPPSPSPPPLYVYKSPPPPSPSPLPPYIYKSPPPPSPSPLPPYSYKSPPPPSPSPPPPYVYKSPPPPSPSPPPPYIYKSPPPPSPSPPPPYIYKSPPPPSPSPPPPYVYKSPPPPSPSPPPPYVYKSPPPPSRSPPPPYVYKSPPPPSPSPPPPYIYKSPPPPSSSPPPPYLYKSPPPPSPSPPPPYIYKSPPPPSPSPPPPYVYKSPPPPSPSPPPPYIYKSPPPPSPSPPPPYVYKSPPPPSPSPPPPYLYKSPPPPSPSPPPPSPSPPPPYVYKSPPPPSPSPPPPYIYKSPPPPSPSPPPPYVYKSPPPPSPSPPPPYIYKSPPPPSPSPSPPYIYKSPPPPSPSPPPPYVYKSPPPPSPPPPSPYYYKSPPPPKY; encoded by the coding sequence ATGGCCAATCTGTGGCCAAATCTAATCTGTGCATTGGCTGTGGCAGTAGTCTTATTAGCTATCAATGTAGCAGCTGATGATCACAAGCCTTACGCCTATGCATCTCCACCTCCACCAAAATACATGTACAAATCCCCTCCACCACCACATTACAGCTACAAATCACCACCTCCATACCACAAGGAATCTCCTCCACCACCGCATTACCGTTATAAGTCCccgccacctccatctccatcaCCACCACCTCCTTATATATACAAATCCccacctccatctccatcaCCACCCCCTCTCTATGTCTACAAGTCCCCACCTCCCCCATCTCCATCACCTCTTCCACCCTACATTTATAAATCTCCACCACCTCCCTCGCCATCTCCTCTACCTCCTTACAGTTACaaatcaccaccaccaccatctccaTCACCTCCTCCACCATACGTCTACAAGTCACCACCTCCTCCATCACCATCACCTCCTCCTCCCTACATTTATAAATCTCCACCACCACCCTCACCATCCCCTCCACCTCCTTATATTTACAAATCACCTCCACCACCTTCTCCTTCACCTCCTCCTCCATATGTGTACAAGTCACCAccacctccatctccatcaCCACCACCTCCATATGTCTACAAGTCACCACCTCCTCCATCTCGATCACCTCCTCCTCCCTACGTATATAAGTCTCCACCACCACcctcaccatctcctccacctccttatatttataagtcaccTCCTCCACCCTCTTCCTCACCTCCTCCTCCATATCTCTACAAGTCACCACCTCCTCCATCTCCCTCGCCTCCTCCTCCTTACATCTATAAATCACCACCCCCTCCATCTCCTTCACCTCCTCCTCCATATGTATACAAGtcaccaccaccaccctcaCCATCCCCTCCACCTCCTTATATTTACAAGTCACCTCCACCACCTTCTCCTTCACCTCCTCCTCCATATGTATACAAGTCACCacctcctccatctccatcgCCACCACCTCCATATCTCTACAAGTCACCACCGCCTCCATCTCCATCACctcctcctccatctccatcaccTCCTCCTCCATATGTCTACAAGTCACCACCTCCTCCATCTCCCTCACCTCCTCCTCCTTACATCTATAAATCACCACCCCCTCCATCTCCATCACCGCCTCCTCCATATGTTTACAAGtcaccccctcctccatctccatcaccTCCTCCTCCCTATATTTACAAATCACCACCGCCCCCATCTCCGTCACCATCTCCACCCTATATCTACAAGTCACCTCCTCCACCATCCCCTTCACCCCCTCCACCTTATGTTTATAaatctccaccaccaccatccCCACCACCGCCATCCCCATACTACTACAAATCACCACCACCTCCGAAATACTAA